The following nucleotide sequence is from Tardiphaga sp. 709.
TGTGTTCATTTCGCGCCTAGGATTTCTGTTTATAGTTCGGTTATGCATCAGTCGGCTATTGGTCCAACTATTTTCTAACGTCAGAAAATCTGACCTTCCACGAGCTCATAGCGGTCAATCCCGGCATGGCGACAAGCAATTCCTCCGACGCCGGATGCGCGTCCAAATCCCCGCGCTCTATATGAAGCTGTCTTCCTCCTCGGCAGCAATCGAGATACCAGGATTTCCCGCTCGTCCGTTTCTCCCACGGCTCATAATAGTCAGCACTACGCTTTCTGAAACACATTCAGTAGTTATGATAGGTCACATAAGTCAATGTATTAGCGAGTACCAACGTGGGCGCGCGGTCTCCGATCATTCGGATAGAACCCGTTTCCCCGCCTTCCACACAATCGATGGAAAATGTCGGGATAAAGCGGCAATTCGACGGAACGACCTTAAGTGTTGGCAGTTTTCACCCCGCCAACACACCAGGAGGACGATCATGAAATTCATTTCCACGGCTGCCATTGCAATCGCTTCGCTGGCCTACTTCTCGCCTGCCCTCGCTCAGAATGGAGCAGCGGGCGGAGCCGTCGGCGGCGCGATCGTCGGTGGCGCCGTCGGCGGCCCTGTCGGTGCCGCCGTTGGCGCTGCCGCCGGCGCCACGGCAGGCGGCATTTCCGAGGCCAACCGTCCCCGCTTCCACAGCTACGTCACCGAGCGCCGTCACCCGTCGTACCGATATGACCGCGAGCTACGCGTCGGTGCTGTATTGCCCGACAGAGGCGTCACCTATTATGAAGTTCCGCGAGAGTACGGTTCCACTGCCTATCGCTACACGGTGGTCAACGATCGGACCGTACTGGTCGACCCGGGCACCCGTCGGATTGTCGAAGTGATCGACTAAGCGCGCTTTTCGAGGCGGGCCGAAAGGGCCGCCTCGACCAGTTCGGTGCGTCTTTATGGGAGGATCATCTTGCCCATATTTCAATATTTCGTGTGGGTCGGCGCCGTACTGCTGGGAGTTCTATTTGTCATCGGCGAAAGCGACAGCTCTCCGACAAAAAGCTCCTCCGCAAAGGGCTGGAGGCCCACCGATTCATTGCGCAGCATGGCGCATCATCGTCAGCCGGAAGACCCGCCGTGCCCGGGACGCGGCGTTTCGCATCGTCAAATAATAGATCGGAGGCCCCAAGCCCTGCCTATTCAACGTGCCGTTCCTAAAGACTTAAGCAGGTCGTTGCTTTGTTCAGGAGTTGCTAGAGGTGGATGACTTCCAGCTAATGACGATCATAGCCGAGGCTATTAGCACTTGTGCTATCGAGAACCGCAACGGAGAAAAATTGCCGATAACGAGCGAGCAAGCGACCTGCGTTGCAAAGGTAGTGATCACGGCTCTCTCGCTGGCCGGTTTTGAGATCACGCCGATGGCAAAGACAACCGGTCCAACCTAATCCGGCGCTGCCAGCGGTAAGCTGCACCGGATTGTTGTCCATCCGTCGGCACGGATGTAGTCAAACTTACCTTCTAAGGCGCGGAGGCGCTCCTGCATCCCCGTCAGGCCCCGGCCGAATTTCGGCTCCAGGGGCGCCCTCGCACCATTATCGGCAACCTCGACCAGAATAGCTTCGTTCGTCACCTCGGTCTTCACGCTCATCTTAGACGCACCGGCATGTTTCAGGACGTTGGTGATGCCTTCCTGCAGCAAACGGTATACGGTCTGAGCGACCACACTGTCCGCCGTGACGATCCGGGGATCGATCTCGAATGTCACGGCCATTTCAGGCACCTGCGTGTGTACGTCACGCAAAAGCTTTTGAATGCTAGCATCCAGACCCAGCTCTTCGATGAGCATTGGTCGCAGCCGCTCAAGAATGCGGCGGTTGGCGATTTGCAAAGCCTCCACCGCCTGCAGCACACGCTCCTCTCCCATGGACCGGTTGGTGCCGCTGCCGCGGTCGTCGATCATAGCAGTAACGTTAGCCCGGATAGCAAACAGAAGCGGACCAAGTTCATCGTGCAACTCACGCGAGATGTCACGTCGCTCCTCATCTTGGATGGAGATCATCCTTCGTAATAGACTTCGGTTCTCTGAACTGAGGCGACCGAGAGTCAAAGCAAGCTCGTTCACGGACAAGCAGCTTTCCCGAACTTCAGGGGGGCCGGAACAATCGACTTTCTTCGAGAAGTCACCAGTGCGGAGCCGTGCCAGCCCCTCAGCGAGATCGCGTAAGGGCTGCAGCGCTGCGCCAATCGTCACAAACGACAAGAGGCCGGCAAGCAATGCCATGCCGACGAGTGACCCGAGAAGCGAGAGAAAGCCGATCCATTTCTCGTAGATCTGCGCAGAGAGATCTGGTTCGAAAATAAGATCGCCGACCCGGCGACCTTGGACCAGGACGGGAATATGCTGCGCAAGGTCAGGCACGAACAGCGCTTTCACGAACCATTCCGGGACCCTGCCGGACGTCTTGCCCTGCTCCGGTGCATGCACCTCGCCATCACGGCGAAACCGGATCGCGTCCGCAGGTGTCGAACCGAGCTGATCGACGAACGCCGCAAGGATTGCGTCGGGTCTTGTGGAGGCCGCGAGAGCGGCGTTCAAACCCGCCGCGACGGTGATTGCCGACCGCGCCGATGGCTCGTTTTCCTCCAAAATTTGATCCGAGGAGAAAATCCATAGCAAAGCGAGGCCGGCAATCAGGGCGCTCAGAAACATGCCGCCCAGCAGCACGCAAATGCGTGCACGCAGCGACAAAGTCGTCCACATTGGAATCATTAAATTGGTCAACCCGGCACCATTCCTCTGGTCAAAGCGTTGAAATCCAATATGGATAGCATAATTGCGAGATTGTCCCGCCGATGGCACAGCCTGTGAAGCTCCTGATTGTCGATGACCACCCCGTCGTGGTGTCGGGCTGCCGTTCGCTGTTTGCGTCGGACCCTACAATATCCATCGATGAGGCGGTCGATGAGAAATCGGGGCACCGCGCCTATCTATCTAAACGGCCCGACGTAACGATCATCGACATCAATCTGCCGGATCTATCCGGCTTCGAGTTGATGCGTCGTATCCGCAAGGATGATCCCGACGCGCGTATTATCATGTTCAGCATGAATGACGATCCAGCCTTTGTGGTCCGAGCTATCGAGCTCGGTGCCCAAGGCTATGTCTCTAAGGGCGACGATCCGCGCCTGCTCATCAAGGCAGTACGCAAAGTGGCTGCGGGTGAGAACTTCATTTCGCCGCATCTCGCAAAGACAGTAACGTTCTCAGGCGCTGCTATCCGGGCAAATCCGGCCACCAGCATGTCGGCCCGGGAACTGGAAATTCTTCGGCTCCTCGGCCGGGGCGACAAGATCGTTGAGGTCGCCGACGCGCTCGGCATCTCCTACAAGACGGTAGCAAATACCACGTCCCTATTGAAGCAGAAGCTGGGCGCACGGAACCACTCCGATCTTATCCGTATAGCCGTCGAGATGGGCTTAAATTAGAGTTCTTCACGATCAAGTCTTGGCCACTTCTTTCGGCACAGCTCCAGCCGCAGGCTTAAAGCCTAAGGACGTGGATCGACAAGTGGCTAGGGTTCCTATGACATGGGAGAAAGTGCGGCTACAGTCTTAGGGAGGCGCGACGCCTGTCGCCGGATCCGCGCGAAATTCACTGTGGAAACGCTGCTGCATTGCGTGCGTGGGCGCAGCGCAACAACAGCGCCAGGCGCGGAACGAGTGGCGGACGCTTAATCGCGTCCGCCGGACTTATCACCAATGATGACGATGACCGCGGCCGCGGCTCCAGCCGTAATGATGCCCGCGCCCGCGGGACCAGCCGTAATGATGTCCGCGTCCACCGCGATGCATGTGGCCATGACCATGACCGTGGCCGCCCTTTATCTCGATTGCATCGCCCGAAGCTGTCATCGGCGCTAGCGGCATAGCGGCCACGGCCGCTCCACTTCCCGCCGTCAACAAAAGGGCCGCGACCCCGGCGATCATCATCCGTTTCATATTGCTCTCCTTTGACCGCACCATGCGGCCGTTGACACAAGTTCCCGGGTTGCGATGGGTTCCTGAGCTCGGCGTTACGAGGCCAACTGCTGTCATCAGTGCGTCTTTTGGAATATGGCGCCGCCCGTATTGCTTCTTTTACCCGGAGTTGTCATCCAAGAACGGAACCAAGAAACTGCTTTCGCTGTTGTTGCGCAAGACCGAATGAGCGGTCTCGACAGTGGAGGTCATAAAATGAATAGGAGATTGATAGGATCGGCTGCGGCCATTGCCTTGATTGCCACGACTGCTTTCGCTCTGGCGCAGGGCGGCGGGGCGAGCGGATCAAAGGGCGGCGATGCACCTGCCGCATCAGCACCGCGGGCCGGCGAGGCTCCTTCGACCAACATGCCCGCTGCAAAGGGGACTGCGAGTGACGCCAAGTCGATGACCGATTCCAGATCTGCACCTGATGCCAAGGCGGCCTCCGACCAGAAGGCCGCGCCTGCCAAACCAGCAACGACCGCCCAGGATAAGCCTGCCGTCGCTCCGTCGGATAAAGCCGGGACCTCTGCGCAAGAGCGCCCCGACACCAAGGGCGCGAAGTCCGCGACGGACACCAAGTCGACAACTGATACCAAGGCTGCCACTGACGCGAAAACCGGCGACGGCAAGGCCGGCTCCGCGTCTACGACGGGCAATGCCGCGACGTCTGCAACCGTTGCCCTTCCTGCTGAAAAGCGCACGCAGATCACTAGTGCGATCCGGCAAGAAAAGGTCGAGGAAGTTCGCAATGTGAACTTCAACATCTCAGTAGGCGTGACGGTACCGTCTACAGTGCGCGTGCACCCGCTCCCAACGCGAGTGATCGAAATCTATCCAGAATGGCGCGGATACGACTTCATTCTGGTCAATGGTCGTTACGTTATCCTTCGACCGCAGACGCATGAGATCGTCTACATCATCGAAGGTTAGGCCCGGCGCCGCCTTGTGGCGCTAGACACTCGTTCCTCGTTCACTCTACTGCCCCGGGTCCACATCCGCGGGCAGTTTTTTTTGGCCTTGTGCGGATCAATGCAGCTACAGCGGAACGATTGCCACTTTATCCCGTTGGCGTCTCGGTTGAACAAGGGAGCTTGAAGATGAAGTTATCAACTTACGCATTTGCCGCTGCCGTCGTGGCGACCATAACTACCCCGACCTTTGCAAGTGCGCAGGACGTGCGCGTTCGCATCGGCGAGGATCACGGAATGTCCCGCGACTATGACCGCGGCTACCGCGGCCCCTCGCGCGGAATATCGCCGCGATCATGGATGGCACCGCGGCTGGCGCAATCGCGACCGGGTGGTAGTGATTAAGCAGCGCCGTCATCGTTGGGATTGATCCTAGGAAGTGGCCCGCATGGGCCACCTCCTCCTTTTCTGACAAGGTTATCCGCATGACTTTTCTAAGGACATTCGATCGACGTGCAGCTGGCTTAATCATCTTCGCTGGTTTCATCACGTTAGCATTTGCGACCCAGGGCTCCGCGGTGCCTAATGCCCCCGCAGGAGCTTCTGACGCGCTAATCGCATCAGGCAGAGCGCCTATGGACCAAGACGCCGCACGGGTTTCGCAAACTGCTGCCGATAGCGTGTGCGAAAAGCAAAACTGGCCATACTACTCCGAAGAATGCCTGCGCGGCGAAGGCGGCGGATCCGCTCCGCGTCAAGTTCACCTACAACCGGCTGCTGTCGAGCCGGCGAAGCCGACACCTATCCTCGCCTCTACAAACACCGCCGAGCGCAAGCCAACTGAGTTCCGCCA
It contains:
- a CDS encoding DUF1236 domain-containing protein, with protein sequence MKFISTAAIAIASLAYFSPALAQNGAAGGAVGGAIVGGAVGGPVGAAVGAAAGATAGGISEANRPRFHSYVTERRHPSYRYDRELRVGAVLPDRGVTYYEVPREYGSTAYRYTVVNDRTVLVDPGTRRIVEVID
- a CDS encoding ATP-binding protein, with amino-acid sequence MTNLMIPMWTTLSLRARICVLLGGMFLSALIAGLALLWIFSSDQILEENEPSARSAITVAAGLNAALAASTRPDAILAAFVDQLGSTPADAIRFRRDGEVHAPEQGKTSGRVPEWFVKALFVPDLAQHIPVLVQGRRVGDLIFEPDLSAQIYEKWIGFLSLLGSLVGMALLAGLLSFVTIGAALQPLRDLAEGLARLRTGDFSKKVDCSGPPEVRESCLSVNELALTLGRLSSENRSLLRRMISIQDEERRDISRELHDELGPLLFAIRANVTAMIDDRGSGTNRSMGEERVLQAVEALQIANRRILERLRPMLIEELGLDASIQKLLRDVHTQVPEMAVTFEIDPRIVTADSVVAQTVYRLLQEGITNVLKHAGASKMSVKTEVTNEAILVEVADNGARAPLEPKFGRGLTGMQERLRALEGKFDYIRADGWTTIRCSLPLAAPD
- a CDS encoding response regulator transcription factor — encoded protein: MAQPVKLLIVDDHPVVVSGCRSLFASDPTISIDEAVDEKSGHRAYLSKRPDVTIIDINLPDLSGFELMRRIRKDDPDARIIMFSMNDDPAFVVRAIELGAQGYVSKGDDPRLLIKAVRKVAAGENFISPHLAKTVTFSGAAIRANPATSMSARELEILRLLGRGDKIVEVADALGISYKTVANTTSLLKQKLGARNHSDLIRIAVEMGLN
- a CDS encoding DUF1236 domain-containing protein, which encodes MAPPVLLLLPGVVIQERNQETAFAVVAQDRMSGLDSGGHKMNRRLIGSAAAIALIATTAFALAQGGGASGSKGGDAPAASAPRAGEAPSTNMPAAKGTASDAKSMTDSRSAPDAKAASDQKAAPAKPATTAQDKPAVAPSDKAGTSAQERPDTKGAKSATDTKSTTDTKAATDAKTGDGKAGSASTTGNAATSATVALPAEKRTQITSAIRQEKVEEVRNVNFNISVGVTVPSTVRVHPLPTRVIEIYPEWRGYDFILVNGRYVILRPQTHEIVYIIEG